A single region of the Calonectris borealis chromosome 21, bCalBor7.hap1.2, whole genome shotgun sequence genome encodes:
- the PPP6C gene encoding serine/threonine-protein phosphatase 6 catalytic subunit isoform X1 — protein MAPLDLDKYVEIARLCKYLPENDLKVRPRRAGRAGAGGPGRARCRCRCRCRCRPALLSQRLCDYVCDLLLEESNVQPVSTPVTVCGDIHGQFYDLCELFRTGGQVPDTNYIFMGDFVDRGYYSLETFTYLLALKAKWPDRITLLRGNHESRQITQVYGFYDECQTKYGNANAWRYCTKVFDMLTIAALIDEQILCVHGGLSPDIKTLDQIRTIERNQEIPHKGAFCDLVWSDPEDVDTWAISPRGAGWLFGAKVTNEFVHINNLKLICRAHQLVHEGYKFMFDEKLVTVWSAPNYCYRCGNIASIMVFKDVNTREPKLFRAVPDSERVIPPRTTTPYFL, from the exons ATGGCGCCGCTGGACCTGGACAAGTACGTGGAGATCGCGCGGCTCTGCAAGTACCTGCCCGAGAACGACCTCAAGGtgcggccgcggcgggcggggcgggccggggcgggagggccggggcgggcccggtgccggtgccggtgccggtgccggtgccgacCGGCTCTTCTCTCGCAGCGCCTCTGCGACTATGTGTGCgacctgctgctggaggagtCCAACGTCCAGCCCGTCTCCACGCCCGTCACCGTCTGCGGGGACATCCACGGGCAG TTCTATGACCTGTGCGAGCTGTTCAGGACCGGCGGTCAGGTCCCCGACACCAACTACATCTTCATG GGTGACTTTGTAGATAGAGGTTATTATAGTCTTGAGACTTTCACTTACCTTCTTGCACTAAAAGCTAAGTGGCCTGATCGTATCACACTGTTACGAGGCAATCATGAAAGCAGGCAGATAACACAAGTGTATGGATTTTATG ATGAATGCCAAACCAAATATGGAAATGCTAATGCTTGGAGATACTGTACCAAAGTCTTTGACATGCTCACAATAGCAGCT ttaatAGATGAGCAGATTCTCTGTGTGCACGGTGGCCTCTCTCCAGACATCAAGACGCTCGATCAGATTCGAACCATTGAGCGTAATCAAGAAATTCCTCACAAAGGCGCCTTCTGTGACCTGGTTTGGTCTGACCCAGAAGATGTCGACACGTGGGCGATCAGCCCCCGAGGAGCAGGCTGGCTCTTCGGTGCAAAGGTGACGAACGAG tTTGTTCACATCAACAACTTAAAACTCATCTGCAGAGCGCACCAGCTAGTTCATGAAGGCTACAAATTCATGTTTGATGAGAAATTGGTAACGGTATGGTCTGCTCCAAATTACTGCTACCGCTGTGGAAATATTGCATCAATCATGGTCTTTAAAGATGTAAATACAAGAGAACCAAAGTTATTCCGCGCAGTTCCAGATTCAGAACGTGTAATTCCTCCTAGAACGACCACACCGTATTTCCTCTGA
- the PPP6C gene encoding serine/threonine-protein phosphatase 6 catalytic subunit isoform X2 produces MAPLDLDKYVEIARLCKYLPENDLKRLCDYVCDLLLEESNVQPVSTPVTVCGDIHGQFYDLCELFRTGGQVPDTNYIFMGDFVDRGYYSLETFTYLLALKAKWPDRITLLRGNHESRQITQVYGFYDECQTKYGNANAWRYCTKVFDMLTIAALIDEQILCVHGGLSPDIKTLDQIRTIERNQEIPHKGAFCDLVWSDPEDVDTWAISPRGAGWLFGAKVTNEFVHINNLKLICRAHQLVHEGYKFMFDEKLVTVWSAPNYCYRCGNIASIMVFKDVNTREPKLFRAVPDSERVIPPRTTTPYFL; encoded by the exons ATGGCGCCGCTGGACCTGGACAAGTACGTGGAGATCGCGCGGCTCTGCAAGTACCTGCCCGAGAACGACCTCAAG CGCCTCTGCGACTATGTGTGCgacctgctgctggaggagtCCAACGTCCAGCCCGTCTCCACGCCCGTCACCGTCTGCGGGGACATCCACGGGCAG TTCTATGACCTGTGCGAGCTGTTCAGGACCGGCGGTCAGGTCCCCGACACCAACTACATCTTCATG GGTGACTTTGTAGATAGAGGTTATTATAGTCTTGAGACTTTCACTTACCTTCTTGCACTAAAAGCTAAGTGGCCTGATCGTATCACACTGTTACGAGGCAATCATGAAAGCAGGCAGATAACACAAGTGTATGGATTTTATG ATGAATGCCAAACCAAATATGGAAATGCTAATGCTTGGAGATACTGTACCAAAGTCTTTGACATGCTCACAATAGCAGCT ttaatAGATGAGCAGATTCTCTGTGTGCACGGTGGCCTCTCTCCAGACATCAAGACGCTCGATCAGATTCGAACCATTGAGCGTAATCAAGAAATTCCTCACAAAGGCGCCTTCTGTGACCTGGTTTGGTCTGACCCAGAAGATGTCGACACGTGGGCGATCAGCCCCCGAGGAGCAGGCTGGCTCTTCGGTGCAAAGGTGACGAACGAG tTTGTTCACATCAACAACTTAAAACTCATCTGCAGAGCGCACCAGCTAGTTCATGAAGGCTACAAATTCATGTTTGATGAGAAATTGGTAACGGTATGGTCTGCTCCAAATTACTGCTACCGCTGTGGAAATATTGCATCAATCATGGTCTTTAAAGATGTAAATACAAGAGAACCAAAGTTATTCCGCGCAGTTCCAGATTCAGAACGTGTAATTCCTCCTAGAACGACCACACCGTATTTCCTCTGA
- the RABEPK gene encoding rab9 effector protein with kelch motifs → MGPRALPLLEPGRRPQPAKWYRLSPRGDRPRGRVGHGCLFLPGGGLGRVLLLGGADPAGAFADAHFVELGAHRWAAAGWSGLRPRYEHATFLPAAAPPRLWVFGGAHPAGNRSCVQVLDLEIGTWESPEVSGVQPLPRTFHTSSAAIGDCLYVFGGGEKGAEPVTDQQLHVFDTATLTWSQPDTHGDPPSPRHGHVVVAVGTKLFIHGGLAGDIFYNDLFCFDINDMRWVKIPATGDVPGGRASHSSAVFKDHLYIFGGIGPDGTLDTTYKYHIEKQQWTLLQFDSPLPAGRLDHAMCVIPWRASRNGDTGAVAWEDKAGKESTVSAGDEAGPLQNSQDEERAEDAVVHLLLIFGGMDTQGEIYRDCVVSLID, encoded by the exons atGGGGCCGCGGGCGCTGCCGCTGCTGGAACCGGGGCGCCGCCCGCAGCCGGCCAAGTG GTACCGGCTGTCGCCGCGCGGTGACCGGCCCCGCGGGCGCGTGGGTCACGGCTGCCTCTTCCTGCCGGGCGGCGGGCTCGGCCGCGTCCTCCTCCTGGGCGGCGCCGACCCCGCCGGCGCCTTCGCGGACGCCCACTTCGTGGAGCTGG GCGCGCACCGCTGGGCCGCGGCCGGCTGGAGCGGGCTGCGGCCGCGCTACGAGCACGCCACCTTCttgcccgccgccgccccaccACGCCTCTGGGTCTTCGGCGGCGCCCACCCGGCGGGGAACCGGAGCTGCGTCCAGGTGCTGGACCTGG AAATAGGAACCTGGGAGAGTCCTGAAGTGAGTGGTGTTCAGCCACTGCCTAGGACGTTTCACACATCCTCAGCAGCTATAGGAGACTGTCTGTATGTGtttggagggggagagaaaggagcagaacCCGTTACAGACCAGCAGCTTCACGTGTTTGACACAG CCACCTTGACCTGGTCCCAGCCAGATACTCACGGTGATCCCCCCTCTCCTCGGCATGGACACGTTGTGGTTGCAGTCGGGACCAAACTCTTCATACACGGAGGTTTAGCTGGTGATATTTTTTACAATGATCTGTTCTGCTTTGATATAA ATGACATGAGATGGGTTAAGATACCAGCCACAGGTGACGTCCCGGGAGGACGGGCATCCCACTCATCAGCTGTGTTTAAAGACCACTTGTACATTTTTGGTGGAATAGGTCCAGACGGGACGCTAGATACTACGTACAAGTATCACATAG agaagcagcagtggACGCTCCTACAGTTCGATTCCCCTCTGCCCGCTGGGAGGCTGGACCATGCCATGTGCGTCATTCCCTGGCGGGCCAGCAGGAACGGAGACACAGGAGCTGTCGCCTGGGAAGACAAAGCTGGGAAAGAGTCAACTGTGTCAGCGGGTGACGAAGCCGGCCCCCTCCAGAACAGCCAGGACGAGGAGCGTGCTGAAGACGCAGTCGTGCATCTACTGTTAATATTTGGAGGGATGGACACACAGGGGGAAATATACAGGGACTGTGTCGTTAGTCTGATTGACTAG
- the HSPA5 gene encoding endoplasmic reticulum chaperone BiP isoform X2 gives MASLHEGVTEGWRGRADGMRHLLLALLLLGAARAEDEEKKEDVGTVVGIDLGTTYSCVGVFKNGRVEIIANDQGNRITPSYVAFTPEGERLIGDAAKNQLTSNPENTVFDAKRLIGRTWNDPSVQQDIKYLPFKVVEKKAKPHIQVDVGGGQTKTFAPEEISAMVLTKMKETAEAYLGKKVTHAVVTVPAYFNDAQRQATKDAGTIAGLNVMRIINEPTAAAIAYGLDKREGEKNILVFDLGGGTFDVSLLTIDNGVFEVVATNGDTHLGGEDFDQRVMEHFIKLYKKKTGKDVRKDNRAVQKLRREVEKAKRALSSQHQARIEIESFFEGEDFSETLTRAKFEELNMDLFRSTMKPVQKVLEDSDLKKSDIDEIVLVGGSTRIPKIQQLVKEFFNGKEPSRGINPDEAVAYGAAVQAGVLSGDQDTGDLVLLDVCPLTLGIETVGGVMTKLIPRNTVVPTKKSQIFSTASDNQPTVTIKVYEGERPLTKDNHLLGTFDLTGIPPAPRGVPQIEVTFEIDVNGILRVTAEDKGTGNKNKITITNDQNRLTPEEIERMVNDAEKFAEEDKKLKERIDARNELESYAYSLKNQIGDKEKLGGKLSSEDKETIEKAVEEKIEWLESHQDADIEDFKAKKKELEEVVQPIVSKLYGSAGPPPGEEEAAEKDEL, from the exons ATGGCGAGCCTCCACGAAGGAGTAACAGAAG GGTGGCGCGGGCGAGCGGACGGCATGAGGCACCTCCTGTTGGCGTTGCTGCTGCTGGGCGCCGCGCGGGCGGAGGacgaggagaagaaggaggacgTGGGCACGGTGGTGGGCATCGATCTCGGCACCACCTACTCCTG CGTGGGCGTCTTCAAGAATGGCCGCGTGGAAATCATCGCCAACGACCAGGGCAACCGCATCACGCCGTCCTACGTGGCGTTCACGCCCGAGGGGGAGCGCTTGATCGGGGACGCTGCCAAGAACCAGCTTACGTCCAACCCCGAGAACACCGTGTTTGATGCCAAGCGGCTCATCGGCCGCACTTGGAACGACCCTTCCGTGCAGCAGGACATCAAGTACCTGCCGTTCAAG GTTGTTGAAAAGAAAGCCAAGCCCCATATTCAAGTTGATGTTGGAGGTGGACAGACAAAAACATTTGCTCCTGAAGAAATTTCTGCTATGGTCCTGACAAAGATGAAGGAAACTGCAGAGGCGTACTTGGGGAAGAAA GTTACCCATGCTGTTGTTACTGTGCCAGCCTACTTCAATGACGCTCAGCGTCAGGCTACGAAAGATGCTGGTACTATTGCTGGGTTGAATGTGATGAGAATTATTAATGAGCC CACAGCTGCTGCCATTGCTTATGGATTGGACAAGAGAGAGGGTGAGAAGAACATCCTCGTGTTTGACTTGGGTGGTGGAACTTTTGATGTCTCCCTCCTCACAATTGACAATGGAGTCTTTGAAGTTGTGGCTACTAACGGCGACACTCACCTGGGTGGAGAAGACTTTGACCAACGTGTTATGGAACACTTCATCAAACTCTacaagaagaaaactggaaaagatgtCAGGAAGGATAACAGAGCTGTGCAGAAGTTAAGACGGGAAGTGGAGAAAGCAAAGCGAGCCTTGTCATCTCAGCACCAGGCTAGAATTGAAATAGAATCCTTCTTTGAAGGAGAGGATTTCTCGGAGACACTTACTCGAGCCAAGTTTGAGGAGCTGAACATG GACCTGTTCCGTTCCACTATGAAGCCTGTTCAGAAAGTTCTGGAAGATTCTGACCTAAAGAAGTCTGACATTGATGAGATTGTTCTTGTTGGTGGCTCTACTCGCATCCCCAAAATACAGCAACTAGTTAAAGAGTTCTTCAATGGGAAAGAGCCTTCTCGTGGCATTAACCCAGACGAGGCTGTAGCCTACGGTGCCGCTGTCCAGGCTGGCGTTCTCTCTGGGGACCAAGATACAG GTGACTTGGTGTTGCTTGATGTCTGTCCTCTGACACTTGGCATTGAGACTGTCGGAGGTGTAATGACTAAACTGATCCCAAGAAATACTGTTGTCCCCACAAAGAAGTCTCAGATCTTCTCCACGGCTTCTGACAATCAGCCAACTGTGACAATCAAGGTCTATGAAG GTGAGCGTCCCCTCACCAAGGACAATCATCTTCTGGGAACTTTTGATCTCACGGGAATCCCTCCTGCCCCTCGTGGTGTCCCCCAGATTGAAGTTACCTTTGAAATAGATGTCAACGGAATCCTACGTGTCACAGCTGAAGACAAGGGCACTGGGAACAAAAACAAGATCACAATTACAAACGATCAGAATCGGCTGACGCCCGAAGAGATTGAGAGGATGGTTAATGATGCTGAGAAGTTTGCTGAGGAAGACAAGAAGCTTAAAGAACGCATTGACGCCCGGAATGAGCTGGAAAGCTATGCCTATTCTCTGAAGAATCAGATTGGGGATAAAGAGAAGCTGGGTGGTAAGCTGTCATCTGAAGACAAAGAAACAATAGAGAAAGCGGTAGAGGAAAAGATTGAGTGGCTCGAGAGCCATCAAGATGCAGACATTGAAGACTTCAAAGCAAagaagaaggagctggaggaagttGTTCAGCCGATTGTTAGCAAGCTCTACGGAAGTGCAGGCCCTCCCCCAGGtgaagaggaggcagcagagaaggATGAGTTGTAG
- the HSPA5 gene encoding endoplasmic reticulum chaperone BiP isoform X1 yields the protein MSEGPPHSRQSRKASLVAANQWRGSSKGSAANGEPPRRSNRRYIRAGGAAWALSSSWGRGGPGGDGWRGRADGMRHLLLALLLLGAARAEDEEKKEDVGTVVGIDLGTTYSCVGVFKNGRVEIIANDQGNRITPSYVAFTPEGERLIGDAAKNQLTSNPENTVFDAKRLIGRTWNDPSVQQDIKYLPFKVVEKKAKPHIQVDVGGGQTKTFAPEEISAMVLTKMKETAEAYLGKKVTHAVVTVPAYFNDAQRQATKDAGTIAGLNVMRIINEPTAAAIAYGLDKREGEKNILVFDLGGGTFDVSLLTIDNGVFEVVATNGDTHLGGEDFDQRVMEHFIKLYKKKTGKDVRKDNRAVQKLRREVEKAKRALSSQHQARIEIESFFEGEDFSETLTRAKFEELNMDLFRSTMKPVQKVLEDSDLKKSDIDEIVLVGGSTRIPKIQQLVKEFFNGKEPSRGINPDEAVAYGAAVQAGVLSGDQDTGDLVLLDVCPLTLGIETVGGVMTKLIPRNTVVPTKKSQIFSTASDNQPTVTIKVYEGERPLTKDNHLLGTFDLTGIPPAPRGVPQIEVTFEIDVNGILRVTAEDKGTGNKNKITITNDQNRLTPEEIERMVNDAEKFAEEDKKLKERIDARNELESYAYSLKNQIGDKEKLGGKLSSEDKETIEKAVEEKIEWLESHQDADIEDFKAKKKELEEVVQPIVSKLYGSAGPPPGEEEAAEKDEL from the exons ATGTCAGAGGGACCGCCTCATTCTCGCCAATCAAGGAAGGCCAGCTTAGTGGCAGCCAACCAATGGAGAGGCTCCAGCAAGGGCTCTGCAGCCAATGGCGAGCCTCCACGAAGGAGTAACAGAAGGTATATaagggcgggcggcgcggcctgGGCGCTCAGCAGCAGTTgggggcgcggcgggccgggcggtgACG GGTGGCGCGGGCGAGCGGACGGCATGAGGCACCTCCTGTTGGCGTTGCTGCTGCTGGGCGCCGCGCGGGCGGAGGacgaggagaagaaggaggacgTGGGCACGGTGGTGGGCATCGATCTCGGCACCACCTACTCCTG CGTGGGCGTCTTCAAGAATGGCCGCGTGGAAATCATCGCCAACGACCAGGGCAACCGCATCACGCCGTCCTACGTGGCGTTCACGCCCGAGGGGGAGCGCTTGATCGGGGACGCTGCCAAGAACCAGCTTACGTCCAACCCCGAGAACACCGTGTTTGATGCCAAGCGGCTCATCGGCCGCACTTGGAACGACCCTTCCGTGCAGCAGGACATCAAGTACCTGCCGTTCAAG GTTGTTGAAAAGAAAGCCAAGCCCCATATTCAAGTTGATGTTGGAGGTGGACAGACAAAAACATTTGCTCCTGAAGAAATTTCTGCTATGGTCCTGACAAAGATGAAGGAAACTGCAGAGGCGTACTTGGGGAAGAAA GTTACCCATGCTGTTGTTACTGTGCCAGCCTACTTCAATGACGCTCAGCGTCAGGCTACGAAAGATGCTGGTACTATTGCTGGGTTGAATGTGATGAGAATTATTAATGAGCC CACAGCTGCTGCCATTGCTTATGGATTGGACAAGAGAGAGGGTGAGAAGAACATCCTCGTGTTTGACTTGGGTGGTGGAACTTTTGATGTCTCCCTCCTCACAATTGACAATGGAGTCTTTGAAGTTGTGGCTACTAACGGCGACACTCACCTGGGTGGAGAAGACTTTGACCAACGTGTTATGGAACACTTCATCAAACTCTacaagaagaaaactggaaaagatgtCAGGAAGGATAACAGAGCTGTGCAGAAGTTAAGACGGGAAGTGGAGAAAGCAAAGCGAGCCTTGTCATCTCAGCACCAGGCTAGAATTGAAATAGAATCCTTCTTTGAAGGAGAGGATTTCTCGGAGACACTTACTCGAGCCAAGTTTGAGGAGCTGAACATG GACCTGTTCCGTTCCACTATGAAGCCTGTTCAGAAAGTTCTGGAAGATTCTGACCTAAAGAAGTCTGACATTGATGAGATTGTTCTTGTTGGTGGCTCTACTCGCATCCCCAAAATACAGCAACTAGTTAAAGAGTTCTTCAATGGGAAAGAGCCTTCTCGTGGCATTAACCCAGACGAGGCTGTAGCCTACGGTGCCGCTGTCCAGGCTGGCGTTCTCTCTGGGGACCAAGATACAG GTGACTTGGTGTTGCTTGATGTCTGTCCTCTGACACTTGGCATTGAGACTGTCGGAGGTGTAATGACTAAACTGATCCCAAGAAATACTGTTGTCCCCACAAAGAAGTCTCAGATCTTCTCCACGGCTTCTGACAATCAGCCAACTGTGACAATCAAGGTCTATGAAG GTGAGCGTCCCCTCACCAAGGACAATCATCTTCTGGGAACTTTTGATCTCACGGGAATCCCTCCTGCCCCTCGTGGTGTCCCCCAGATTGAAGTTACCTTTGAAATAGATGTCAACGGAATCCTACGTGTCACAGCTGAAGACAAGGGCACTGGGAACAAAAACAAGATCACAATTACAAACGATCAGAATCGGCTGACGCCCGAAGAGATTGAGAGGATGGTTAATGATGCTGAGAAGTTTGCTGAGGAAGACAAGAAGCTTAAAGAACGCATTGACGCCCGGAATGAGCTGGAAAGCTATGCCTATTCTCTGAAGAATCAGATTGGGGATAAAGAGAAGCTGGGTGGTAAGCTGTCATCTGAAGACAAAGAAACAATAGAGAAAGCGGTAGAGGAAAAGATTGAGTGGCTCGAGAGCCATCAAGATGCAGACATTGAAGACTTCAAAGCAAagaagaaggagctggaggaagttGTTCAGCCGATTGTTAGCAAGCTCTACGGAAGTGCAGGCCCTCCCCCAGGtgaagaggaggcagcagagaaggATGAGTTGTAG
- the GAPVD1 gene encoding GTPase-activating protein and VPS9 domain-containing protein 1 isoform X8, which produces MWACFRTKYEYCVTRSLPKMVKLDIHTLAHHLKQERLYVNSEKQLIQRLNADVLKTAEKLYRTAWISKQQRINLDRLIITSAEASPAECCQHAKILEDTQFVDGYKQLGFQEAAYGEFLNRLRENPRLIASCLVAGEKLNQDNTQSVIHTVFTSIYGNCIMQEDESYLLQVLRYLIEFELKESDNPRRLLRRGTCAFSILFKLFSEGLFSAKLFLTATLHEPIMQLLVEDEDHLETDPNKLIERFSPVQQEKLFGEKGTEKFKQRVQEMVDSNEAKLVTLVNKFIGYLKQNTYCFPHSLRWIVSQMYKTLSCVDRLEVGEVRAMCTDLLLACFICPAIVNPEQYGIISDAPINEVARFNLMQVGRLLQQLAMTGSEEGDPRMKSNLAKFDKSCVAAFLDVVIDGRAVETPPMSSVNLLEGLSRTVVYMTYSQLTTLVGFMRNVMSSDQLKEDRMALENLLANLPQNKPGKSSSLEMTPYNTPQLSPATTPANKKNRLPIATRSRSRSNILMDQHGDHEGFSQETIPEVQPEEVLVISLGTGPQITPGMMSENEWHR; this is translated from the exons ATGTGGGCATGCTTTAGGACAAAGTA cgaGTACTGTGTAACCCGCTCACTGCCCAAGATGGTGAAGCTGGATATACACACGCTGGCTCATCACCTCAAGCAGGAACGACTGTATGTAAACTCAGAAAAGCAACTTATTCAAAGGCTCAATGCAGATGTATTGAAGACAGCTGAAAAGCTGTACCGCACAGCATGGATTTCCAAGCAGCAAAGGATTAACTTGGACAGACTGATCATAACAAG tgctGAAGCTTCTCCTGCTGAATGTTGCCAGCATGCTAAAATCTTGGAGGACACGCAGTTTGTGGATGGATATAAGCAGTTGGGATTTCAGGAGGCTGCTTACGGGGAATTCCTAAACAGATTGAGAGAGAACCCTAGGCTTATTGCATCCTGTCTGGTTGCCGGAGAGAAGCTCAACCAGGACAACACTCAGAGTGTCATTCACACAGTCTTTACCTCCATTTATGGCAATTGCATCATGCAGGAGGATGAGAGCTACCTCCTCCAGGTCCTCCGTTACTTGATTGAATTTGAACTCAAGGAAAGCGACAACCCGAGGCGGCTGTTGAGACGAGGCACCTGTGCATTCAGCATCTTATTCAAACTTTTCTCTGAAGGActcttttctgcaaaactttttCTTACTGCAACTTTACATGAGCCAATTATGCAGCTTCTGGTTGAAGATGAAGACCACCTGGAAACTGATCCAAACAAGTTAATTGAGAGATTCTCCCCAGTACAACAGGAAAAGTTATTTGGggaaaaaggcacagaaaagttCAAGCAAAGAGTCCAAGAGATGGTTGACTCCAATGAGGCCAAGCTGGTGACCTTGGTCAACAAATTCATTGGCTATCTCAAACAAAATACTTACTGTTTTCCTCACAGCTTGAGATGGATTGTGTCACAAATGTACAAAACGCTCTCGTGTGTAGACAGGCTGGAGGTTGGGGAGGTCAGAGCAATGTGCACAGATCTTCTTCTAGCGTGTTTCATCTGTCCTGCAATTGTTAACCCAGAACAGTATGGGATAATTTCTGATGCTCCTATAAATGAGGTGGCAAGATTTAATCTGATGCAG gttGGGAGACTTCTGCAGCAATTGGCAATGACAGGTTCTGAAGAGGGAGATCCACGTATGAAGAGCAACCTTGCTAAATTTGACAAA agcTGTGTTGCCGCTTTCCTGGATGTAGTTATTGATGGGCGTGCAGTTGAAACTCCTCCAATGTCTTCTGTTAATCTTCTGGAGGGGTTGAGTAGAACAGTGGTTTACATGACATACAGCCAGCTAACTACTCTG GTTGGCTTTATGCGGAATGTAATGTCAAGCGATCAACTTAAGGAAGATCGGATGGCTTTGGAAAACTTGCTGGCAAACTTACCCCAGAATAAaccaggaaaaagcagcagccttgAAATGACTCCGTATAATACCCCACAGCTTTCTCCTGCAACTACTCCAGCTAACAAAAAAAATCGTTTACCAATAG caaCTCGTAGCAGAAGTAGATCAAATATTCTAATGGATCAGCATGGAGATCATGAAGGATTCTCCCAGGAGACTATCCCAGAAGTTCAGCCGGAAGAAGTGCTGGTGATTTCTTTGGGGACAGGTCCACAGATTACCCCAGGAATGATGTCAGAAAATGAG TGGCACAGGTGA